The Phycisphaerae bacterium genomic interval GCGGGGCGACAATGACTTCCAGGATGAAGAAGACCGGGAACATGACCATCCCCAGAATGCCGGGGATGTGGGGCACCATTGAGTAGAGGTACTTCACCGGGGCCAAGGCGGCGGCGGTCCCGCCAGGCCGGCCGTCGTGCCGAAGGTGACGATACTGCTCCATCAGCCCGGCCGCATGGGTCACCACGAAAGAGACCGCCGCGAGGGCCGCAGTCACCGAGATGTTCGCGGTGGCCGTCCCGAACAAGTGGGAATTGCCGGTGGCCAGGCCGCCGATAGCGCTCAACGGGATCAGGCCCAGGAGATTGTTGATCAGCAGGAAGAAGAACAAGGTCCAGATGAACGGCAGGAACCGGTCGGTGTGGTCGTGAAGCAGCGGCCGGGCCACGCCTTCGCGGACCCACTCCAGACTGGTCTCGAAGAGATTGCGGAATCCCGTGGGTACCAGGGGATAATCGCGGGCCATGCGCGGGAAGATCACCAGCATGATCACGGCGGTGATCAGCATCATGAACATGTGGTTGGTGAACGCGACCGGCCCGATCTCAAAGAGCTCATGGGAAATGACGTGCTCCACGGGATTGGCCGCGGCCAGCATGGTACACACTGTCGTCATGTCGATGCACACCC includes:
- a CDS encoding F0F1 ATP synthase subunit A, translated to MTTVCTMLAAANPVEHVISHELFEIGPVAFTNHMFMMLITAVIMLVIFPRMARDYPLVPTGFRNLFETSLEWVREGVARPLLHDHTDRFLPFIWTLFFFLLINNLLGLIPLSAIGGLATGNSHLFGTATANISVTAALAAVSFVVTHAAGLMEQYRHLRHDGRPGGTAAALAPVKYLYSMVPHIPGILGMVMFPVFFILEVIVAPLVRPFALCMRLFANMMGGHVLLAAILMMIPAIKGVADGGLAIVGIAACTALNCLELLVAVLQAYIFTFLTCMFIGSAVSPEH